Below is a window of Polyangiaceae bacterium DNA.
TCGCGGCGATGAGCATCACCGCGAACACCGGGCGGCGGATCGAGACGTCGGCGAGCTTCACCGGTCGCGCTCCGGCCCGGCGTCGGAGGCGCCCGCGTCGGGCTCGCCGAACTCGACCTCCGCGAGCATCCCGGGCTTGAGCACGCCGTCTGCGTTGTCGAGCTCCGCCACCACCTCGACCGTCCGCGTCAGCACGTCGATCGCGGGGTTGATGCGCTTGATCTGGGTCGTGCGCTCCACACCGATGGCCGGCAGGCGCATGCGAATCGCGCTCCCGGGCGCGAGCGTGGCCAGGGCCCGCTCGGGCAGGCGCGCCCGGAGCTCGATCACGGTCACGTCCTGCACCACCAAGACCACGGTGGGCGGCATCATGGTGACCGTTTCGCCCACGCTCTTCAGCTTGGCCGTCACCACCCCGTCGATGGGCGAGCGCACGGCCGAGTCGCCGCTGGCCTTCTGCGCCATGCTGACCGCGACCTTCGCCTGCGCCACGCTGTTCTTCGCGGCGTCGTAGCGCGCCT
It encodes the following:
- a CDS encoding efflux RND transporter periplasmic adaptor subunit, which produces MSRRILVPMLLAALAPAGCKNASGKADLPPAAGSGVAAPAIPPVEGPESEAGAGEAPASGALTGTGTLYARAEAQLGPKGSGTLASVAVKEGDKVKKGQLLFRLDSSQADLSVRQAKTLLEAAEVGLRSAETDYKRTKELFDRGSVAPATFDQVQARYDAAKNSVAQAKVAVSMAQKASGDSAVRSPIDGVVTAKLKSVGETVTMMPPTVVLVVQDVTVIELRARLPERALATLAPGSAIRMRLPAIGVERTTQIKRINPAIDVLTRTVEVVAELDNADGVLKPGMLAEVEFGEPDAGASDAGPERDR